The nucleotide sequence tacaataattttacaaatatcaaaaagggatttataccaaaaaaaattgaccaaatttttttagtgtagtgaaataaaaaaaaagattgaagcCAGGGATATCCAAAActaatcgaatattcaaattcatacAACGTTCAGTACATTCGATATGGAAAACCTTTTCGTTTAAGGATAACTTACCGTAACATTCTTAATTAAAAAAGTAGGGCTTTTGAGCCGCCAGACAAGCGGATCTAAAGGTACATATCTCAACTGATACCAAACAGAGAGAAAACAATGGCCTTGGGTCtttatatttatgtaattttagaTATGACCAACATGAAGATATAGTGAATTATGTAATTTTCCCCATTACCTTGCCCCCAATTTAGGAAGTATTCAATATCCCATATTCGGAAATATTTTCTCAGAATACTGAAATAATTGGTTTTGGCCATTCCTGATTGAAGCCATATTGAACTTTGACTCATTATTGACTATCCAACAAAAAGGgagattttaataatataaaagagaattttgatctcttgaattatTAATGAAGATACTGATATACACATATCCTGATGTTCATTGGAAAATGTGGACTAAATCATACTCAAGAAGGGCGTTCCTGGATAATCAAATTActatttttctttataaaatattcCCCATTTGcatttaaatttatcaaatttgtatATAGGACGAGGCAATATCAAAACTatttatataccggtacataCCTCGGTATACACTATGCAATTTTTAGTTGTGTAAATTTGAGAAAATCTTGTTTACTGTGTTTGTGTAAATGATAActtgaaagaaaaaacaaagacCCATATTCAAATAGatctataataaaaatatgtaaataattatgcaatgattcaaaattgaatttcttgTTTATAGTGAACTTAGTCAAAATGGTGGTAAAATAATTATAGATGCAccataaaaaattttaatcacGACAGTGTTCACAGCTGcaaatcaaatataatatatttggaAAGGATgacaaaaactattttattccaattgtgGAATTCAAAATGCGGAAACGAAAAATTCTTATCagaagaatattttgaaatataaaaatattaaattgcaatgaaatacaaatttttttccgataccaaattaaaaaaattacatttttagaaaataattttatcatccCAACCAGTatttaaaatttaggtatttatAATTATTCTATGAAACAATAAAGGTCCTTGATTGTCCAGAGTATTCCTGAATACCATAGAGTAACGATTTATAAAATCCATGATGGCAGATTCTATATATACCCGGTGACGTAGTCTCGTCTGTAGCCCATAATATAGTAACTTCGCTCGTTGCATACATTGTAGAAGTCCTTTTCCAAATAAATTTTGTCTCCCAATCTGCGTCAGTGTGAATTGTTTTCCAAGATCCGTTATGCTGTCTTTTTTGTACAAGTAAGAATGTATTATTATCTTGTCTTGCAACCAGGCTACTTCTTGGATTTCCTGCTACGAAAGAGACTGATACTTCTTCACCAATGGTGTAATTATCTTTCGTATTTTCTATAACATCTCCAAAACTGGAAAGGTATGACATATCCACAATCACTGGTGTCTGGAATTGGAGTAATTTTGACTTGAGGTTGGTTGGGTGGCAATTACTTTTAATTGGGGCGTTTTTAGCAAGAGATTTTGCCAATTTTTGATATTGTTGTATGTACGCTCTTGCTGTATATGGACCATAAATTGTTGAGGCACCTTCATAACGCTGTACCTGATATTCCTCGAAAGTTGTGATGTAATCGGAATATGTGTTTGCCAATCCTGCAATTACAGCAGTGTACTTGCTTTTAGGATCAATTTCCTTTAATGTCTCAATCACCCCATTTTGAAGTCTCCGACCAGTCATAGTTGAAAACTCACCGGGAAGCGCCAAAATCAATAATTGAccgatttgaaaaatttgggtGTCAACAATTTCAGGCTGCCAGTCATACGGGCTTTTCATTTCTCCGGTGTCTAAGAGTATTGGTTTTGGTGCATGGCATCTTATTTGCTCAGGAGAAGGGGAATGGAGGAAATTACGGACAGTGTGCCAAAACTTGTTACCTGCTGTATCTCCTTGTTTAAAGTCAAATCCACCAGGGCCGTCTGTGGTACCTGCTGCGAAGCTGAAACCCATCGCAGGTTTGCACGTCCGAACCTTTGTGGTTGAATTTAAAACGACTTCATATTTAGTCATGTCGACATATTGATGAATAAATTTTACCGGTCCTGTAACAACATCCTTTGCATTCTCAAAAAGCTCTTTTGCTTTTTTGAACTGATTATTTCCAATAATTTTCGTACTCTCGAACATGTCTTTTCCTGGTCCAGAAGCAATACAATTCTGTACTTGTCCATTGCAGGTGCTATGAATGTTGTCACATGCTTTTCCTGTGTCCACACAATGGGGACCTTTTGTATTTGGGGAGACATCACCCTCATTGCTTTGAGCGAATGCTGCAACAAAGTTTCCACGACCAGGAAGGGCTTCAGGATTCATGTATTTTTCAAAAAGCTGTTCAGCGTATCCTTTATTGTCACCACTAATGAGGGTGTTAGTGTTATTCATGCTTGTACAATGTACTGGAAACCAGTTGATCATTCCTATAGCTTGATCTTTCTCATTCATAAATTTCAATAATGTCATTTCAGTATCAACATCATGTTTATACTTTGCTTTTTCTTCCTCTGGGTTGTTAAGATAAGCCATTGGGCTTCTGTTAATACTTGAACCAACGAGTTCGCCCATATTCATAAGTATATATCCAGGTTGCGTTGAATTATGCGCTCTCTGTATACTTTTGACTATGCCATTGACCATTGCAACTAAAGTTTCATCTACATAACCCCAGGATGTTACTTGGAAAAGTACATCTTGCAAGAAACCTGCAGGTGCTGAATGAGTGTGTGTTCCACTGATACATAAGTTTTCAGCCGTGTACAAATTTCCATATAAAGATTTCAAAGCTTTGAGGACCTCTAATTTGACGAGAGTGGAAGCCATACAAGCATCAATGTTGATGAACGCTGTTCGAACTTTTGTCTTACGATCCTCAACTATGAAGGCACGAGCATATTGACGTAAATGAATACCCCCTGCTCTTTGGGTAGATTTGGCATAACCCATTAAATTTACATCAGCAGCTGGGCCAGTCATGTCAGCTCTGCCGACTCCGATCAAGTATTCAGACTTAACAATTTCGGATTTCTTCCCGTCCTCCCCCGTTTCTTTATCTTTATTTGTGACATCCGAATTGAACGCACGAGAACTCGGCATAATTAATGTAAATGATTGATTTGCAGTAGTATTGTTTGAAGAAAGTGTGGTGTTCATGGGAAATAAGGACATGTCTTTCGCCAGAAATATTGCGCTAAGATTTTGGCCATTCCCATTATTTAAAGCTTTGTCTAACCATTCTGGATCAACATCTTCATTCGTCTTACTGCTGTTGCCATTTAGCACAATTGCAAGAACTATGAAAAACGCCAACCACATTAAAAACCCAATAAGAATTAATATCTCACATCTTCGACGCCTTCCAAGATGCATTAACCAATTTTTATAGCCAAATGAAGAATCTTCCATTTCTCCATGATGAGCAGATTCATGGGGCCCAAACTCAGAACGAAAAATTGCACTGAGTGGAATGCACCCAGTATTCGTATTATTGACTCTATTTCTTTTACTTCTGgatggaatatttttaaatataacatcAGGGCTTGGCACAGGAATATAAACTTCAGCATTTCCATTTTCTGAAGCTGTTACTTCACTTTCATAAATCGATTCTACTGCGGCAATGGAAGCACAAGACAATGCTCTAAGAGGATGATCTTCATAATCAGATTCAACATTATTGTCAAAACTTGTTGAAGACCGTGAAACTGTATCTTCATTCCCTGCTTCATTCAGAAGAGAGGAAGATTCAGAAACTTCATAGACAATATTTGTCTCAGATTCTGAACATGTTTCATCTCCTGATTTACAGTGATGTTTAGCATCACTAACAATCTCAATTGAATGACAGCCATCTTCCATTTCTTCCTTAACCATGACCTAAGTTTATAACCCTAACCAGTCTCAAAAATACGATATACTGTAATAGAAGTTTTGCATTTTATATACTTTTCAAGTCAAGAGGCCTTTGcgaatatatattgaatataactTGAATTAACATGCGGAACAAAATATCATTTGTGCTTAGAAACATAAAATAGGATTAATATAGTTATCATGTACTCATGGGGAGGAAAAAAGACGATTAGGCAGctaaatcatatggcaaaccaagaTTTCTTTATCACAAACATCTCCAACACTAACAAATATTTAACACAATACAGCTTTATTAAAAAGCAGAAAGATGGTAGAGCACAATAACCAACACATATACGGAAATCCAATATTTAAACATGTTCAGATGTTTGAGAATagatatattcaaattgttgGTTTTCACATTACAAGAATAACCCCCACGTTAAAATACATCGATTAGGGTGGCTTAGCCACTTTGTGGCCACGACCTATTTGCGGCttcaacttcatcgattaaattaatgAAGAAAAAACTAACGAACCAAACTGCGACAATATTTTTCACATGTTGTATTCCACTTATCAAtcgtagctctgcgaaattacactaaaatgcggccacaaacaaaaaagttacgaccgaaaacccgccgaagaaaaaaaacagaCCATTTTTTCATTTCGCAAACTACCCATCGTCTCTtcaaaaaagcttgaaaatccatacaaataaaagagataaaaagatgaaacttggcaggtgggtagagttgtgtttcttttaaccatctttaaagtttcgcgtttctacatttaaaggagggggaatagggggtgcgcatttccaatacggtgataatatctttgtcgaccaatttgcgaccaccgtgtttttgtctgtttgattgctgtgatgcagtgctttgtttataatttaacgagttttgtttgaataaccgtgttcttaaaatatatatcggtcaaaaatgcaattagaagcccaattttttcacgcatggctgcgtatgtTCTAGTCttgacgcagcagaaacgatgttcaaggctttaaatccgtggtcgcacactgatCGTTTGGTCACAAATTCGTCTTccgagtgtcgtactttggtggtttgtataggtttaacccctggtcgtagacagttaattcgaggtttagcgtgtagaataaatgccaatgcatcTACGGTGAAAAAAGTAACGGTTTAggaatattggtttttgttatatagcggtttgaatgaaatcgtccgcagactggctacaccaccctataATAGTGAGTGGACACCCCTCCTTCACAAGATAGTCTGGGCCTCCATATCAGCAAACCGTCACAATAAACTAAAATCAAGTACAATTTAAAACGTCATTGGATTCCTCAGGAAAAAATAAACCGATTCACTGAAGGAAAAAATTTTTACCGTAGCATTCGAGAGAGCAACAAAACACAAAAAGACTACTGTAATAACTGAATAAAgagaattcaaaatatttccatttgaAAAGATATGATTCTGCGCAGTTAGCATTTAGTGATAGGGCCATTTTCAGGCTTATTCAACATTAATCAACTGATTAAACTGATTAACCAAAACAATCCGATTTctgattttgaattttcagccTCATAATAGTCAATCTCCACGAATATGTCAAAATTCTTCTCTTGTATGATAACCCTAACTATATTCTCACTTCactattagaaaatattttttcaaaaggtATCATTTTTTCTAAATCAGTAAATCAAGTTCTGCTGTAGGCTATCGTAAGGTACTCTGGTGAATTCCTGAGTGGTTTGAATACCGTACTAAGTTAAATCCTCCACAAGCATAGAATTAGTCAAAAAACGCTATGACCAGATTGGCCGACTGAACCCCATGCCTCACAGATGACTTAATCTAACTGCAGTGATCGTAAGTCATTTTGAATCAGAAAACCGGCCGGCACCATTCTGGGAGAAATTCCTCTCGCTGGAGTTTTGGGGGTGTGGCCTGATGGCGTGACACTGACATGTTGCTCGGAGTAGGCTACGATCATTGAGGTGTATATGGCTACGATACATCTGCTTCAACGCTCAGCAGTAGGGCTGGGAAATAATGACGAAAATGGTAATAATCATCTTACTACTgtgcattttttgtaaaaatgattagttcatcactaattaattcaaTTGGTAATCGCCCAGAAAATGTAGTAAAGAAATAATTGAGGTggtgctgaatatgaaaattttacattccagtcagaaaataattttcacaatttattGCAAGGGCGTATTTCgcgtatattcaatgtcatgCAACAAGTGTACATTCCTTCGCCAGGATATTAgcattagagatgtaccgataccacttttgtcgccgatacccataccagctaaaaacgccgatactacaaaaaggccgatattccgataccgatactatgtaattattacttaattaggtgtgctgtgtagggcagacgggttaaaccaatggtctttgagcgttgttcatagtacacattatttccgATCGagaaaaaagatatatcacataatatgaaattaatgtttggtattcATATGCTTTAACCAATGACATTGTtaatgtttaatgtcattgctttaactgattaagatacattgtacagtaacgctagtaatctcggtgttcaattagaaactCATCAGCCGGGATGTTCAgtttaaatttattgttaatatcgcgactttcgaatatcgttatttgtgtttaaaagaatatcaaatatcacccacacattctagcgccgccgccctatgttcaaattaaaaacatttacaaatattttatttcgtggctaatcgtaatcgtcgacgcaataagtcaaagccaacatgaaagaatatcaatcggcaccgacaaaaagaaggcctacctatagcCGTCgtggatgtttttttacttaatactattttagtattttataatattttacaattgctatcagatattttgagacagtctagtctagggctaggcggtcatgtcaatatatctataaagaaattgtgtagttgaacaaaattgaaattaataccTACGtggagggataattgtgtcggaatttagtttatcgatgtcgacggactaaatgacactcgtacttgacgacaaacagtcagattttatacccgtgccaaaagtctatgtgccgttaataaggaccccaattccactgtatgatttaaaactgggcgcccaGTTGGTtattgttatgtgctgtgtttatatatttctttatacttactatgtaatattgaaaatgtcagtataaaaatttgatagcgaaaatagccaaattagttgagctcgtttggctgataaatagctaaaaacacgcgaatcctattctctcgcgggggtggggacatgtatggctcatagctcacgatctctccagacaaaaaataaattaaaaagtagtattccaacttatcttttaaaacattctggaccatatcaaaaaggtaaatatatcggaaatatcggccctaatctaaccgataccaaaaaaatggcCGACACCTATACATCTCTAGTATTGTCATGTGGCATGAAAAGTAGAAAATGTCTtaaatgattctgattgctgatAATGATTTATTATTTGCCTTTTCATCATTTAAGCGGGAAACAGAATCACATCCCAGGATGTCATTAGATATGTTTAGTGTGTATTTTTCCAAAGGTATTGATTGATTTAGGCGATTAAGCAGATGAAGTTGACGATTtcttaacaaatgaaatatttgacatGTTCGAATCGTAATGTCGATGGAGAAATCTGCATTTGAGAAACAGATTTTTGAATTCATTGATTATAGGAATTTCAAGCACTTACTTTGCTTGCAGGAAGTAGCGCTTGCTCTTTCCTTATTTTTCATCACCCACCTCGTGTTGTCTGCGTTTTTTGGCTCATCCCCGTCGAACTTATTTGTGCTCCCCCTCTGAATTTCATGCCTACTTCGGGAGAGGGGCCTTCACCCTGATTTCTGCTCGATATTCCTTACGCACTTTTTTTGATTTGGGTAATTCTCCCTTGTTTTGGCTTTTTTACTCACCTTTTGGGACATCAACTCAACCGCTCGCCCATATCCACAATCTTTATGATTACATTTTATGGTTTTTGCTTATCTCTTTCAGAAACTATTGTCTTTCGGGATGCGAACTTTGGCCTGTCCATTTTTCAACAGCTTAAATAACTTCTGTTGCAAGACTGCTAATGGCGAGAACTAATTAAGATATCAGGATAGTACTTGATGACAAAATCGTATTAAAACAAACGCTTCGTTGAACAATTTATCGAGCTGTCTTGAGAAGGTGACCCGTTTTGGCGAGTTCGACTAAAGATATCTAAATTTTAATGTAATAGCGCAATATCTATTATAGTCTTTATCGCTATTCTTCTGTTCTACTCATATTTATAGTGCACCCGTTCCGCCATAAAGCAATTTTATTCTTTGTCTTCAAGTTTCTATGCCGTAGCAATATTAACTCGTGCGGGAATAGATGAACAATATATAAACAGAATCTGGAAGATAGGCTACCGCATAATTCTTCGAAAAGGTACGGATGCAAATAGGGGTTCACTACGACATCGTTGGGACTATTAGATTCGGCATTCCTCATTACACAATTATGTTAGTTCTTGGATGATCAGCATTTTTGTTCATAAAGATTTAAAGCCGGATATGATAATCACAGTAAGTCACGACAACCTTTATTTTCTTGTTAATGATATACCTAATTACATTGAGATAGAACATAAATGTATACATAAACGTATTTTGGATTGTTAATCGACGATTCAAAAGTCATCGTATTCTCATGAATGGTTAATCATAAATCTTTGATTCTATCCAGTCTATGTATGCTGAAACCTGAAAAAAGAGCATGataataaatcataaaacaaacTGAAAATAGCTGTATATTTGCTCATTTTCCCGTCGCATTTACATCAACATAGTCGGTCCAAATTCCTGCTGACTTCATTGAAGAAAAATATGGAAACGTGTGCCTTATGAGCACATGAGGCTGTTgaagattattttctttttgttcACGTTCATGTCTTTTCAATCTTCCGTCATATCATCAATCCtgattatttcaaattattcattAGATAAATTTGTAATGGAAACAATTTTAGTAATTCACCCTCGTATAAACGCCTGGTTTCTTGCTCTTTCCACATCCGATTCCCCAGGATACAATTCCGATAAGGTCATATTGTCCATCAGAACTTTCCGCGAATAAAGGTCCACCACTGTCTCCCTGAAATTCATATTAAGAAAACCGCTTGAGTTCTATGTTATTAATATGAAGTACCTAGCATTGTTTTATAAACATCTTAAATGTCTAAAAAGCTAGTGAATACAATGTTCTCAGCATTGTATAAGCAACTTTTGCGGAGTTGACGCGGAGAATGTTGGCCTACAAGATTTTGAGTTACAGCTATTTTAAAATCTTTACAAATGCTGCAAAGAGAAATTACTAGCTGCAACAGAAGTCTTATAGATTGAGAAGTAGTCACGAAAAGGACGTTAATGGAGAAAGCCATGGATAGCGGTTGGTCCGTCTTGTCATAATTTAAAAAACCCAACACATATCGCGTGTTGAA is from Styela clava chromosome 9, kaStyClav1.hap1.2, whole genome shotgun sequence and encodes:
- the LOC144427117 gene encoding putative neutral ceramidase C; the encoded protein is MVKEEMEDGCHSIEIVSDAKHHCKSGDETCSESETNIVYEVSESSSLLNEAGNEDTVSRSSTSFDNNVESDYEDHPLRALSCASIAAVESIYESEVTASENGNAEVYIPVPSPDVIFKNIPSRSKRNRVNNTNTGCIPLSAIFRSEFGPHESAHHGEMEDSSFGYKNWLMHLGRRRRCEILILIGFLMWLAFFIVLAIVLNGNSSKTNEDVDPEWLDKALNNGNGQNLSAIFLAKDMSLFPMNTTLSSNNTTANQSFTLIMPSSRAFNSDVTNKDKETGEDGKKSEIVKSEYLIGVGRADMTGPAADVNLMGYAKSTQRAGGIHLRQYARAFIVEDRKTKVRTAFINIDACMASTLVKLEVLKALKSLYGNLYTAENLCISGTHTHSAPAGFLQDVLFQVTSWGYVDETLVAMVNGIVKSIQRAHNSTQPGYILMNMGELVGSSINRSPMAYLNNPEEEKAKYKHDVDTEMTLLKFMNEKDQAIGMINWFPVHCTSMNNTNTLISGDNKGYAEQLFEKYMNPEALPGRGNFVAAFAQSNEGDVSPNTKGPHCVDTGKACDNIHSTCNGQVQNCIASGPGKDMFESTKIIGNNQFKKAKELFENAKDVVTGPVKFIHQYVDMTKYEVVLNSTTKVRTCKPAMGFSFAAGTTDGPGGFDFKQGDTAGNKFWHTVRNFLHSPSPEQIRCHAPKPILLDTGEMKSPYDWQPEIVDTQIFQIGQLLILALPGEFSTMTGRRLQNGVIETLKEIDPKSKYTAVIAGLANTYSDYITTFEEYQVQRYEGASTIYGPYTARAYIQQYQKLAKSLAKNAPIKSNCHPTNLKSKLLQFQTPVIVDMSYLSSFGDVIENTKDNYTIGEEVSVSFVAGNPRSSLVARQDNNTFLLVQKRQHNGSWKTIHTDADWETKFIWKRTSTMYATSEVTILWATDETTSPGIYRICHHGFYKSLLYGIQEYSGQSRTFIVS